From the Huiozyma naganishii CBS 8797 chromosome 2, complete genome genome, one window contains:
- the PCL5 gene encoding Pcl5p (similar to Saccharomyces cerevisiae PCL5 (YHR071W); ancestral locus Anc_5.347), with protein sequence MQVTPDFQACELKCSGPYLHQQKQHCRDIYQTPPHEGLVRKACVIKASSNSSSALNHNVTALVSKLTLHPQNKRINNSISSISGFLVEVLKRSKSNRHTTSLASFYFTRLMQAEKFDALPEFAQCAKRVFLICLILAHKFLTDNTFSAETWSKISGLPKKTLSDMERWVLKKLDYNLFVEAETMTKWNTELLSQTTITLSHGLKRYRRDEEQEDVNLIASSKKVKVV encoded by the coding sequence ATGCAGGTTACTCCCGATTTCCAGGCGTGTGAGCTGAAATGTAGTGGACCCTATCTACATCAGCAGAAACAACATTGCCGCGATATTTATCAAACCCCACCTCATGAAGGACTGGTTCGTAAAGCATGCGTCATTAAAGCATCCTCCAACTCTTCATCTGCATTAAACCATAACGTTACCGCTTTAGTGTCGAAATTGACACTGCATCctcaaaacaaaagaatCAATAACTCCATCAGTTCCATCAGTGGATTTCTAGTTGAAGTGTTAAAGAGATCCAAGAGTAATAGACATACCACATCATTGGCATCTTTCTATTTTACAAGATTGATGCAAGCCGAAAAGTTTGATGCGTTACCAGAATTTGCCCAATGTGCTAAGAGAGTATTCCTTATTTGTCTTATTCTAGCCCACAAGTTCTTAACGGATAATACGTTTAGTGCTGAAACCTGGTCGAAAATCTCAGGCTTACCAAAGAAAACTCTCAGTGACATGGAGAGATGGGTTCTAAAAAAGTTGGACTACAATCTTTTCGTCGAAGCAGAAACTATGACCAAGTGGAATACAGAATTGCTATCTCAGACAACTATTACTCTTTCCCATGGCCTGAAAAGGTATAGGAGGGAcgaagaacaggaagaCGTCAATTTGATTGCCTCGtcaaaaaaagtgaaagtTGTGTAA
- the TRM5 gene encoding tRNA (guanine) methyltransferase (similar to Saccharomyces cerevisiae TRM5 (YHR070W); ancestral locus Anc_5.346) — protein MYRNPIGTLIRISRSIMISTYQPPVHRGLTKLDRSLFVTKVPLCVVKFPDPRNISLFSKQFNQCILRVPRIPHVIKLQDNRTDSDEQKPLAYDNKVITKGVLLTDSIQCPDQVNEKLPEEAVQFLKDTEAEILPYNYTLDYNYWKAEDILRSVLPEEFLDETPTGFTMTGHVAHLNLRKEFKPYDALIGQVILDKNKKIECVVDKVSSIATKFRTFPMKVIAGRTDSLVVEQKESDCIFKFDFSKVYWNSRLHTEHDRLVSQYFKPGEVVCDVFAGVGPFAVPAGKKDVIVLANDLNPESFKYLEENIKRNKVELFVKPFNLDGAVFIKKCPQLLQDLIESHEGGNIILPIKVSNRHRKKQKKQDEQSNLPETPTTSPQPTAPKVIQIPNEISHFVMNLPDSAIDFLGSFVGLYFESPNVNRKMPWIHVHCFEKYENDEDPSMEELYARVHSRILNSMGTTQDVLPFETLSFQLVRKVSPTKPMFCVSFKLPKKLST, from the coding sequence ATGTACAGAAATCCAATTGGTACATTGATTAGAATTTCGAGGAGCATCATGATTTCTACATACCAGCCACCAGTCCATCGAGGCCTTACGAAGTTGGATCGCTCCCTGTTTGTAACAAAAGTACCGCTGTGTGTGGTTAAATTTCCAGATCCAAGAAACATTAGTCTGTTTTCCAAACAATTTAATCAGTGTATCCTGCGTGTTCCCAGAATCCCACATGTCATAAAACTGCAAGACAATAGAACTGATTCGGATGAACAAAAACCTTTAGCATACGATAACAAGGTTATCACAAAAGGAGTATTATTGACGGATTCAATTCAGTGTCCTGACCAGGTCAATGAAAAACTTCCAGAGGAGGCCGtgcagtttttgaaggatacaGAAGCTGAGATTTTGCCTTACAACTACACTTTAGATTATAACTACTGGAAGGCGGAAGATATTTTACGTAGTGTGTTGCCAGAAGAGTTTCTAGATGAAACCCCCACTGGGTTTACCATGACTGGCCACGTTGCTCATCTAAATTTACGCAAAGAGTTCAAACCGTACGATGCCCTTATTGGCCAGGTTATCCTTGacaaaaacaagaagataGAATGTGTTGTCGATAAAGTCAGTTCCATTGCAACCAAGTTCAGGACTTTCCCCATGAAAGTTATAGCCGGTCGCACAGACTCGCTTGTGGTGGAACAAAAGGAATCGGATTgtatcttcaagttcgaCTTCAGTAAAGTTTACTGGAACTCTCGATTACATACAGAACACGATAGATTAGTATCACAGTATTTCAAGCCCGGCGAGGTAGTGTGTGATGTGTTTGCCGGTGTCGGCCCATTCGCTGTTCCAGCGGGTAAGAAAGACGTCATTGTGCTTGCTAATGATTTAAATCCAGAAAGTTTTAAGTATCTGGAGGAGAATATAAAGCGGAACAAAGTGGAACTTTTTGTCAAACCTTTTAATCTCGACGGGGCAGTGTTCATAAAAAAATGTCCTCAGTTGCTACAGGACCTAATTGAGTCGCACGAGGGAGGAAATATCATATTACCAATCAAGGTCAGTAACCGTCATaggaaaaaacaaaagaagcaaGATGAGCAATCGAATTTGCCCGAGACGCCAACTACCAGCCCTCAGCCAACGGCGCCAAAGGTAATCCAGATACCAAATGAGATCAGTCATTTTGTCATGAACCTGCCCGACAGTGCAATCGATTTTTTGGGCAGCTTTGTCGGCCTATACTTCGAGTCACCCAATGTAAACCGTAAAATGCCGTGGATTCATGTCCATTGCTTTGAAAAGTACGAGAACGATGAGGACCCAAGTATGGAGGAGCTATACGCAAGAGTACACTCGAGAATTCTAAATTCGATGGGAACTACGCAAGATGTTTTACCGTTTGAAACCCTGTCATTTCAGTTGGTACGGAAAGTGTCTCCCACAAAGCCGATGTTCTGCGTGAGCTTCAAGCTACCAAAAAAGTTATCAACTTGA
- the OMS1 gene encoding putative RNA methyltransferase (similar to Saccharomyces cerevisiae OMS1 (YDR316W); ancestral locus Anc_5.344), with the protein MLKLKLRPSSLKLTVKNTLTTKQTSLITPTLCIRSTSTKSTPFVRRSDKTSTVKKLKTKEELAKEQFEELLKSPNRLIRWGAIARSEEFSKGMTKYLILMYVAFLIYGMFFMKKLYHKEKELEALEKKRDEGTINEYETLRIKELKGKLRRRDELKLEEYRKMQEQDGKENFDGIFLPNNDQNKQNKSILAPTDTTPFYDKKAEEYDSDINFEEKMIRMGKRRKWLMRHCHGDVLEVSCGTGRNIPYLNIDRVKSITFLDSSEPMMEKTNKKFRQKFPSYKNAAFVVGRAEDLPKLVSDRKRVKYDTIVEAFGICSHEDPVSALKNFGNLLKPDGRIVLLEHGRSEHHLINNILDKRAEKRLETWGCRWNLDIGEILDDSDLEIVEEKRTHMGTTWCIVAKRKGDVKKKDEIGFFEKYIGSSVKGRMQAFEKEDEKN; encoded by the coding sequence ATGTTGAAGCTCAAATTACGACCATCTTCTTTAAAACTAACAGTTAAGAACACTTTAACAACAAAGCAAACATCCCTAATTACACCAACATTATGCATTAGATCGACCAGTACGAAATCGACCCCCTTCGTGCGGAGATCAGACAAAACCTCGACAGTTAAAAAGCTTAAAACAAAGGAGGAGCTGGCCAAAGAACAGTTTGAGGAACTTTTGAAGTCTCCCAACCGACTGATCAGATGGGGTGCGATTGCTAGATCTGAAGAATTCTCAAAAGGTATGACCAAGTATTTGATATTGATGTATGTAGCCTTTTTGATATACGGGATGTTTTTCATGAAGAAACTGTATCATAAGGAGAAAGAATTGGAGGCATTAGAGAAGAAGCGGGACGAGGGTACTATCAATGAATACGAGACTTTAAGAATTAAGGAATTGAAAGGAAAATTACGCAGAAGAGATGAGCTCAAGCTAGAAGAGTACCGGAAGATGCAAGAGCAGGATGGGAAAGAGAACTTTGATGGAATCTTTTTACCTAACAACGACCAGAATAAACAGAATAAGAGCATCCTGGCCCCCACCGATACAACGCCATTCTATGACAAGAAAGCCGAAGAGTACGATTCAGATATTAATTTTGAGGAGAAAATGATTAGAATGGGGAAGAGAAGGAAATGGTTGATGAGACATTGCCATGGAGATGTTCTTGAGGTTTCATGTGGTACTGGTCGAAATATTCCATATCTTAACATTGATCGGGTCAAGTCGATCACTTTCCTGGACTCTTCGGAACCGATGATGGAGAAaaccaacaaaaaatttcGACAAAAGTTCCCCTCCTACAAGAACGCAGCATTTGTCGTTGGAAGAGCGGAGGACTTACCTAAACTAGTATCTGACAGAAAAAGAGTAAAGTACGACACCATCGTCGAAGCTTTCGGGATTTGCTCTCACGAGGATCCTGTCAGTGCGCTAAAGAATTTTGGTAATTTGCTAAAACCTGATGGTAGAATTGTTTTGTTGGAGCACGGTAGGAGTGAACATCACCTGATAAACAACATCCTGGATAAGCGTGCAGAGAAAAGATTAGAAACTTGGGGTTGTAGGTGGAACTTAGACATTGGAGAGATACTCGATGACTCAGATCTAGAGATAGtggaggaaaaaagaacTCATATGGGCACCACTTGGTGTATTGTAGCGAAGAGGAAAGGCGACGTCAAGAAAAAGGACGAAATCggcttctttgaaaagtacATTGGCTCCAGCGTCAAGGGGAGAATGCAAGCatttgaaaaggaggaCGAGAAAAATTAG
- the DYS1 gene encoding deoxyhypusine synthase (similar to Saccharomyces cerevisiae DYS1 (YHR068W); ancestral locus Anc_5.343) — protein sequence MSEINKKLPELLQDAVLKASVPVPEDFVEVHGIDYSKPEATDMRASDLVNSMKVMGFQASNLGKACDIIDNMRSWRGEHKDKLQSHQQKGSFDDDGYQKTTIFMGYTSNLISSGVRETLRYLVQHKMVDALVTTAGGIEEDIIKCLAPTYMGEFSLKGSKLRDEGMNRIGNLLVPNDNYCKFEEWIVPILDTMLEEQEEYVKKNGAGCLDANHDVESPIWTPSKLINRLGKEINDESSVIYWAHKNNIPIFCPSITDGSIGDMLFFHTFKASPKQLRLDIVSDIRKINSMSMEASKAGMLILGGGLIKHHIANACLMRNGADFAVYINTAQEYDGSDAGARPDEAVSWGKIKADASSVKLYAEVSLVLPLIVAATFASGKKLAKTHD from the coding sequence ATGTCTGAGATCAACAAAAAGCTACCAGAATTACTGCAGGATGCGGTTCTAAAGGCATCTGTCCCAGTGCCAGAAGATTTTGTCGAGGTTCACGGTATAGATTATTCAAAGCCGGAAGCTACCGACATGCGTGCTTCAGACTTGGTTAACTCTATGAAAGTGATGGGGTTCCAGGCAAGCAATCTAGGTAAAGCATGTGATATCATTGACAATATGAGATCCTGGAGAGGTGAGCACAAGGACAAACTTCAGTCCCATCAGCAAAAGGGTTCTTTTGACGATGATGGTTACCAAAAGACCACAATTTTCATGGGGTACACTTCCAACTTGATCAGTTCTGGTGTTAGGGAAACCTTGAGATATTTGGTTCAACATAAAATGGTGGACGCTCTTGTAACCACTGCAGGTGGTATTGAGGAAGATATTATTAAATGTTTGGCGCCTACCTATATGGGTGAATTTTCCTTGAAGGGTAGCAAGCTACGTGACGAAGGTATGAACAGAATTGGTAATCTGCTGGTGCCAAATGACAACTATTGTAAGTTTGAGGAGTGGATCGTTCCAATTTTGGACACGATGCtagaagaacaagaagagtaCGTCAAGAAGAACGGTGCCGGCTGCTTGGATGCTAACCATGATGTTGAATCTCCAATTTGGACTCCTTCCAAATTGATTAACAGATTAGGTAAAGAAATTAACGACGAATCCTCTGTTATCTACTGGGCGCACAAAAACAACATTCCAATCTTTTGCCCTTCTATCACTGATGGGTCTATCGGTGACATGTTGTTCTTCCACACCTTCAAAGCTTCTCCAAAGCAATTGAGACTAGACATTGTATCTGACATCCGTAAAATAAACTCGATGTCCATGGAGGCGTCTAAGGCCGGTATGTTGATTTTGGGTGGTGGTTTAATCAAGCACCACATCGCCAACGCCTGCTTGATGAGGAACGGTGCTGACTTTGCGGTGTACATCAACACTGCCCAAGAATATGATGGGTCAGACGCCGGTGCTAGACCAGATGAAGCAGTTTCCTGGGGTAAGATCAAGGCTGACGCTAGCTCAGTTAAACTGTACGCTGAAGTCTCCCTAGTTCTTCCATTAATCGTTGCTGCCACTTTTGCGTCTGGCAAAAAACTGGCCAAAACCCACGACTAA
- the IPK1 gene encoding inositol pentakisphosphate 2-kinase (similar to Saccharomyces cerevisiae IPK1 (YDR315C); ancestral locus Anc_5.342), which produces MRIVGKGKANILVALEEEAILYRICIRFSNSLLKGNEYTLKNYQYIYQKVEPLLGDLLCNFSLSELQLTPKLQQLLHDYVSGSTCNNKVFAFSMPNFKSASMYPLVLFSDHFTSLYSNVQHTKLVLEMKPKWLYNPTRYCRNCTANRFKGRDDMSYCYSKLLRDSEHLFHVIGSHTLPRWLVLRMCQYFRTRDNVLQVLHDIQKKLYCKGDMIDLPLLMTLRDVTCFVSWDFSQSDAASDVNIVDVDLKPEEKRDFWNKTQMELDSFENKCYHDY; this is translated from the coding sequence ATGCGAATCGTGGGGAAAGGGAAAGCTAACATACTTGTAGCCCTAGAGGAAGAAGCTATATTGTACCGGATATGTATCAGgttttcaaattctttgcTCAAGGGGAATGAATATACCCTAAAGAACTACCAGTACATCTATCAGAAAGTAGAGCCTTTGTTGGGGGATCTACTATGTAATTTCAGCCTATCCGAATTGCAACTAACCCCAAAACTACAGCAACTGTTGCACGATTATGTGTCCGGTTCAACTTGTAACAACAAAGTGTTTGCGTTTTCGATGCCTAATTTTAAGTCGGCATCGATGTACCCCCTCGTGTTGTTCAGTGACCATTTCACAAGTTTGTACAGCAATGTCCAGCACACCAAGTTGGTTCTGGAAATGAAACCAAAATGGTTATATAATCCGACTAGGTACTGCAGAAACTGCACTGCAAACAGATTTAAGGGTCGGGACGATATGTCATATTGCTATTCTAAGTTACTGCGGGATAGCGAGCATTTATTTCATGTAATAGGATCTCATACCCTGCCCAGATGGCTTGTTTTGAGGATGTGCCAGTATTTTCGGACTCGAGATAATGTTTTACAGGTCCTCCATGATATCCAGAAAAAGCTATATTGCAAAGGGGATATGATTGATTTACCATTATTGATGACGTTAAGGGATGTTACGTGTTTTGTTTCCTGGGACTTCTCCCAATCTGATGCTGCGTCTGATGTTAATATTGTGGATGTTGACCTGAAACCCgaagagaaaagagacTTCTGGAATAAAACGCAAATGGAGCTAGAtagttttgaaaacaaatGTTACCATGATTATTGA